GCTGTATCTGGACTTCCATCAGCATTCCCGGCAGAAGTCTCTGATTCTGATTCAACAGACTGGCTCTGACCTGATAGGTCCGGTTATTTTCAGGAACCACTTTGTGCCCCGTGATAACCCCCTCAATACCATACTGAACAGCCGAGGGGGTTTTTGCTTTAACAAGCGCCCCTCTTTCTATACGGGTAATAATATTTTCAGGGACTTCAATCGTCAAAAGAACCTTTTCCAGGTTGACGATTTCCACAAAGTCCGAGGAATTGACGGATTCGCCCTCTGAAAAACTCAATTGCGACACATAGCCTCTACCAGGACTGATCCCTAATCGACCTCGATAGTTCTCCTGGAGTCCCTCCAGCTCTGTCTCCCGGGATATTCTCACTTTGTCCATTGCAAGTTGAGCCTCTGTCACAGTCTGGCGGGCTTTATCCAATTCCTGTCTCGTGACAAGATCCCGGTCATAAAAGGTTTGTATTCTTTCCCATTCTTTTGCCGCTTCATCCAGCCGTACTTGAACCAGAGTCAGTTCTGTTTCCCATTTGCTTTCTGTCAATTCAATATCTCTGAGCCATTCACTGCTGTCCATCGAGAAGAGAAGATCTCCCGGCTCAACAAAATCTCCCTCAGTAACAAAGACTCGAGCTGCGATTCCTGCAGCTGCGGGTACAATTTTTTTGATTTCCCCGGCGTCAACATCTCCCAGTCCGTAATAATAGACTTCCATTGTCGCTCTGCTTAAGGGTGCGGTAACCACAGAAATGGTCTTATTTCCCGGTGAAGATTTAGCAGTAGGAGTGCTTTCCGGGGCAGCCGCACTATCAGAAACAGAGGTTTCGCCTTCTGATGCAAGAGAGGTCAGATAGTTGTTCCAGGAATCCTGTTTTTTTTCCTCTGTAAAAGTCTCCCATTTTTCCTGAGAGGCCTGACTGCCGGGAGGAGGAACCTTCAAATCAGGTTTTATCTCAGCAGATGGAACTGTGTCCGAACCGGAAGAACCTGTCTTTACTATTTCTTCCGCAGGAACACATCCGAACAGTATTAGACCTGTTGTTAATACTGTGAAAAACAGGGTCATTTTAGAAAATGATCTGATACTCATCTATTTTCCCTCCAATTGATCAATAAAGATCGGGATTCTTTTCTGTATTTTGTTTTTAAAGCTGTCTATGGTATAAAAAGTCAGCGGCAATATGAGCAATGTTAACAGGGTGGATGCCAGCAGACCTGATATGAGGGAGATACTCAGTTGTGCAAAATTGGCATCTTTAAATGCCAGGGGGAGCATTCCTCCTATAGTGGTAAGGCTTGTAGCAAGAACCGGAGCGAAACGTGACCGTCCCGCTTCGACCAGAGCCGGAATCAAATCAAAGCCCTGTTTTCTCAGCCGCCCTAAGGAGTCGACAAGGACGATGGCATCATTGACAACAATTCCCACAA
This window of the Oceanispirochaeta sp. genome carries:
- a CDS encoding efflux RND transporter periplasmic adaptor subunit; the protein is MSIRSFSKMTLFFTVLTTGLILFGCVPAEEIVKTGSSGSDTVPSAEIKPDLKVPPPGSQASQEKWETFTEEKKQDSWNNYLTSLASEGETSVSDSAAAPESTPTAKSSPGNKTISVVTAPLSRATMEVYYYGLGDVDAGEIKKIVPAAAGIAARVFVTEGDFVEPGDLLFSMDSSEWLRDIELTESKWETELTLVQVRLDEAAKEWERIQTFYDRDLVTRQELDKARQTVTEAQLAMDKVRISRETELEGLQENYRGRLGISPGRGYVSQLSFSEGESVNSSDFVEIVNLEKVLLTIEVPENIITRIERGALVKAKTPSAVQYGIEGVITGHKVVPENNRTYQVRASLLNQNQRLLPGMLMEVQIQ